One part of the Sorangiineae bacterium MSr11954 genome encodes these proteins:
- a CDS encoding pyridoxal-phosphate dependent enzyme: MPSSDRFYEYCMRCQRRYPSEGFRTRCDACSGAIDVAYDLRKVAIYANESSPILRYRDLIPVADPSHCISVGAGNTPCVHARQLGKQLGLPNLFLKDETKNPTGTVKDRPAEVVLSYLKERNVWHFTSSATGNSSTAFARACILNPPFEHSIFIGERWLDRLTFDSNRRIHVWVLEGNDVTTKEAIAFSRKWECENNVPSEGGFFNIGRREGLKLTYLEAVDQLETPFDWYVQGVSTAMGAYGTYKGALQYRELGRVDRIPKMALVQESTCAPQVHAWLEGSNTILPRHIIKNPDGIADALLKGDHSDTYPYVYEMLSRTGGSFVSVTAEEIRAARRAIFECENISVCHAASTTIAGIRKLVERGEMSRDDRILVALTGSDRNPEHHVTTYTRVVRTKDGWAPASPSTNGGMHASSLV; encoded by the coding sequence ATGCCCTCCAGTGACCGGTTTTACGAGTACTGCATGCGATGCCAAAGGCGGTATCCTTCCGAGGGTTTTCGCACGCGATGCGATGCCTGCTCGGGCGCCATCGATGTGGCGTACGATCTTCGAAAGGTCGCCATCTACGCGAATGAATCGAGCCCGATCCTTCGCTACCGGGATCTCATCCCGGTTGCGGACCCATCGCACTGCATCTCGGTGGGAGCGGGCAACACGCCGTGCGTTCATGCCCGCCAACTCGGGAAACAGCTCGGGCTGCCCAATTTGTTCCTCAAGGACGAGACGAAGAACCCCACGGGCACCGTCAAGGATCGGCCTGCGGAGGTGGTGCTCTCGTACTTGAAAGAGCGAAACGTTTGGCACTTCACCTCGTCGGCCACCGGAAACAGCTCGACGGCCTTCGCCCGGGCGTGCATCTTGAACCCACCTTTCGAGCATAGCATTTTCATCGGTGAGCGCTGGCTCGATCGCCTCACATTCGATTCGAACCGGCGCATTCACGTTTGGGTCCTCGAGGGAAACGACGTAACCACCAAGGAGGCCATTGCCTTCTCCCGCAAGTGGGAGTGCGAAAACAACGTGCCGTCCGAGGGCGGGTTCTTCAACATCGGGCGCCGCGAGGGCCTGAAGCTCACCTACCTCGAGGCCGTCGATCAGCTCGAGACCCCATTCGACTGGTATGTCCAAGGCGTGTCCACGGCCATGGGCGCGTACGGCACGTACAAAGGGGCTTTGCAGTACCGCGAGCTCGGCAGGGTCGATCGCATTCCCAAGATGGCGCTCGTGCAGGAATCGACGTGCGCTCCGCAAGTCCACGCATGGCTCGAGGGCTCGAACACCATCTTGCCGCGCCATATCATCAAGAACCCCGACGGCATCGCCGACGCGCTGCTCAAAGGCGATCACTCCGATACGTATCCGTACGTGTACGAAATGTTGTCGCGCACGGGTGGAAGCTTCGTATCCGTCACGGCGGAGGAAATCCGCGCTGCGCGCCGGGCCATCTTCGAGTGCGAGAACATCTCGGTATGCCACGCGGCCTCGACCACCATCGCGGGCATCCGCAAGCTGGTGGAGCGCGGCGAGATGTCACGCGACGATCGCATTTTGGTGGCGCTCACCGGCAGCGACCGAAATCCCGAGCACCACGTCACCACGTACACGCGGGTCGTTCGCACCAAGGATGGATGGGCGCCCGCCTCCCCGAGCACCAATGGAGGGATGCATGCGAGCAGTTTGGTCTGA
- a CDS encoding tryptophan 2,3-dioxygenase family protein codes for MRAVWSDTDDVIPETRVRAEGIHFQKVDTVPEIWRPFMEALDYPKFHESTLSPEVPDFEARTQKVIREHCHEQPEVRFCLEGEGVFEIRSTDDRFMKCTVEPGDLLIIPARRYHRFYLTERAYIRHLMFSKVRGADGQVVPQYRAPKDPIPPTRYEEYTRYAELLALLPPADERIVPDQLLFFVPHLTTALWLEVLLDDVARAVAAMHGDRLAEAGDRVARAVMVEKLLVAQLELSERITPKDFAVLRQKAYAGNGADSPGFRRLLEVGKSLAPAVERICARRGVDIVTVLREPSAHYDVHVLLRSIFELDGWIRTWRYAHFRLAERQLGPEALSKQGRPVAALLEGAEFRIVPELWSAVTKFTEEMSYGLD; via the coding sequence ATGCGAGCAGTTTGGTCTGACACGGACGACGTGATCCCCGAGACCCGCGTTCGAGCCGAAGGGATCCACTTCCAGAAGGTGGATACCGTACCGGAAATATGGCGCCCCTTCATGGAGGCGCTGGACTACCCGAAGTTCCACGAGAGCACGCTCTCGCCCGAGGTGCCCGACTTCGAGGCGCGCACGCAAAAGGTCATCCGGGAGCACTGCCATGAGCAGCCCGAGGTGCGTTTTTGCTTGGAGGGCGAGGGCGTCTTCGAGATTCGCTCCACCGACGATCGCTTCATGAAATGCACGGTGGAGCCCGGCGATCTTTTGATCATCCCGGCCCGTCGCTACCATCGCTTCTACCTGACCGAACGCGCCTACATTCGCCATTTGATGTTCAGCAAAGTACGCGGCGCCGACGGTCAGGTGGTCCCACAGTACCGCGCACCCAAGGATCCGATCCCTCCGACCCGCTACGAAGAATACACCCGCTACGCCGAGCTCCTGGCGCTGCTGCCACCGGCCGACGAGCGCATCGTCCCCGATCAGCTCCTCTTCTTCGTTCCGCACCTGACCACCGCCTTGTGGCTCGAGGTGCTGCTCGACGATGTCGCGCGCGCGGTCGCGGCCATGCATGGCGACCGGCTCGCCGAAGCCGGCGATCGGGTGGCCCGCGCGGTGATGGTCGAGAAGCTCCTGGTCGCCCAATTGGAGCTCAGCGAGCGAATCACACCGAAGGATTTTGCGGTGCTGCGCCAAAAAGCCTATGCCGGAAACGGCGCCGACTCCCCCGGCTTCCGTCGCCTGTTGGAGGTGGGAAAGAGCCTTGCGCCCGCGGTCGAGAGGATCTGCGCGCGGCGAGGGGTGGATATCGTCACCGTCTTACGGGAGCCGTCCGCGCATTACGACGTGCACGTATTGTTGCGGAGCATCTTCGAGCTCGACGGCTGGATACGAACATGGCGCTATGCGCACTTTCGCTTGGCCGAGCGGCAATTGGGCCCCGAGGCCCTATCCAAGCAGGGCCGGCCCGTCGCTGCGCTGCTCGAGGGGGCGGAGTTTCGCATCGTGCCCGAGCTTTGGTCGGCCGTGACCAAGTTTACCGAGGAGATGAGCTATGGCCTGGATTGA
- a CDS encoding cupin domain-containing protein, with product MAWIDWENVPEEIIVEGVRRKMVSSENMTIVLWFWDKGVDLPAHTHPHEQFYYLVSGKAIFESAGHKRLLDQPGSSWMVHGNVPHSTTYLEDSVTMDIFSPPRKDMMAGVDPYIRKATKKPL from the coding sequence ATGGCCTGGATTGATTGGGAGAACGTGCCCGAGGAGATCATCGTGGAGGGGGTTCGCCGGAAGATGGTCAGCTCCGAGAACATGACCATCGTGCTTTGGTTCTGGGACAAGGGCGTCGATCTGCCGGCGCATACGCATCCGCACGAACAATTTTACTATCTGGTCTCGGGCAAGGCGATCTTCGAGTCGGCGGGGCATAAGCGCCTCCTCGACCAGCCGGGGTCGTCGTGGATGGTGCACGGCAACGTCCCCCATTCCACGACGTACTTGGAAGACTCCGTCACCATGGACATCTTCAGCCCTCCGCGCAAGGACATGATGGCCGGCGTCGATCCCTACATCCGCAAGGCGACGAAGAAGCCGCTTTAG